The following proteins come from a genomic window of Alosa alosa isolate M-15738 ecotype Scorff River chromosome 2, AALO_Geno_1.1, whole genome shotgun sequence:
- the LOC125291069 gene encoding trace amine-associated receptor 13c-like — protein MEDPWRANRCYPALNSSCTKFVRPQALYIIMYIFLSSISVSTVLLNLLVIISIFHFKQLHTPTNLLILSLAVADLFIGLTVMPVEGSQLIETCWYFGDTLCNIFPFIYSVALSGSLCSLVLISIDRFIAVNDPLRYSLKVTHNKIVIIVVLGWCICLLYMFFLLYDHLTEMEPHRTCHGECLLTTIGSSWIVGDVFVSFIVPCSTVIILNMKIFCTAKYHTKVINSVTERERAGNKDTMRSKKSSCKAAKTIGVLVTVYLLCYMPYNLSSLAYSTDLSYLFKCLVWIMYLNSCMNPIIYALFYPWFKVSTKYIITLAILHPGSSYFNVNSDVK, from the coding sequence ATGGAAGACCCCTGGAGAGCTAATCGCTGCTATCCAGCCCTGAACTCTTCATGTACAAAGTTTGTCAGGCCACAGGCACTATACATCATCATGTACATATTTTTGTCATCAATATCTGTGTCCACTGTTCTTCTAAATTTGCTGGTGATCATCTCGATTTTTCACTTCAAGCAGCTTCACACTCCAACCAACCTGctcatcctctctcttgctgtggCAGATTTATTTATCGGACTGACTGTCATGCCTGTGGAAGGGTCACaattaattgaaacatgctggTATTTTGGGGACACGCTTTGTAACATATTCCCTTTCATTTATTCTGTGGCTCTTTCAGGATCTCTCTGCAGCCTTGTCTTAATTTCCATTGATCGTTTCATTGCAGTCAATGATCCTTTAAGGTACTCATTGAAGGTCACACACAACAAAATAGTTATAATTGTTGTTCTAGGCTGGTGTATTTGTCTACTTTATATGTTCTTCTTGCTTTATGACCACCTAACTGAAATGGAGCCTCACAGGACATGTCACGGAGAGTGTCTGCTCACAACAATCGGTTCCTCATGGattgttggtgatgtttttgtgTCATTCATTGTGCCTTGTTCCACGGTTATAATTTTAAACATGAAAATATTCTGTACAGCTAAGTATCATACAAAGGTGATTAACTCTGttacagaaagagaaagggctGGTAACAAGGACACAATGAGAAGTAAGAAATCCAGCTGTAAAGCTGCAAAAACAATAGGGGTACTCGTTACAGTTTATTTGCTCTGCTATATGCCATATAATTTAAGCTCTTTGGCATACAGCACTGACTTATCTTATCTATTTAAATGTCTTGTATGGATTATGTATCTCAACTCCTGCATGAACCCAATAATATATGCTTTATTTTACCCATGGTTTAAAGTCTCAACCAAGTATATCATCACCCTTGCAATACTTCATCCAGGTTCCTCTTACTTCAATGTAAATTCTGATGTGAAATAG